In a genomic window of Thermoproteus tenax Kra 1:
- a CDS encoding ABC transporter ATP-binding protein: protein MPLLEVKNARLYYQTTKGILRALDGVSFELGEGETLAIVGETGSGKSTLAKLITRVWERNVALVDGEVYLENEEILHMPEERFRKEIRWRKVAMVPQASMNALNPVITIGEQMVEPLVLQGVPKQEAVRLAADSLESVGLPRDILSRYPHQLSGGMKQRVVIAMAIMVRPKLLILDEPTSALDVMTQANIMNLLKELKNRLKLSYIFITHDLALASELADSVAVMYAGKIVEIGSADDVYTAPAHPYAQGLMSSMPTLRTDKALSYIPGEVPSLIDPPRGCRFHPRCPYFSKEPGLRGLCDAEEPPQAEISPWAHRRHLAACWLYGYKSSRS, encoded by the coding sequence ATGCCGCTCCTAGAGGTCAAAAACGCAAGGCTCTACTATCAGACGACCAAAGGGATACTCAGGGCGTTAGACGGCGTATCCTTCGAGTTGGGGGAAGGAGAGACGCTGGCCATAGTCGGCGAGACTGGCAGCGGCAAGTCGACGTTGGCCAAGCTGATAACTAGGGTGTGGGAGAGGAACGTGGCTCTGGTCGACGGGGAGGTGTATCTTGAAAACGAGGAGATCCTCCACATGCCTGAAGAGAGGTTCAGAAAGGAGATAAGGTGGCGCAAGGTAGCCATGGTGCCTCAAGCGTCTATGAATGCGCTCAACCCTGTGATTACCATCGGGGAGCAGATGGTGGAGCCCCTCGTGCTCCAAGGAGTGCCGAAACAAGAGGCCGTGCGCCTAGCCGCAGATTCGTTGGAGTCCGTAGGTCTCCCGAGGGACATCCTATCGAGATATCCTCACCAGCTCTCGGGCGGCATGAAGCAACGCGTGGTGATAGCCATGGCCATTATGGTGAGGCCGAAGTTGCTAATACTGGACGAGCCCACGTCGGCGCTCGACGTAATGACGCAAGCCAACATTATGAATCTCTTGAAGGAGCTCAAGAACAGGCTCAAGTTGAGCTACATCTTCATTACTCACGATCTGGCTCTGGCCAGCGAGCTCGCAGACTCTGTGGCGGTAATGTACGCCGGCAAGATAGTGGAGATAGGAAGCGCGGACGACGTATACACAGCCCCGGCCCATCCGTATGCCCAAGGGCTGATGTCCAGTATGCCCACGCTGAGGACCGACAAGGCCCTCTCCTATATACCCGGCGAGGTGCCGAGCTTGATCGATCCGCCCAGAGGATGTCGCTTCCACCCGCGTTGTCCGTACTTCTCCAAGGAGCCTGGCCTCAGGGGGCTCTGCGACGCCGAGGAGCCGCCGCAGGCGGAGATATCGCCTTGGGCGCACCGCCGCCATCTGGCCGCATGTTGGCTCTATGGATATAAATCGAGCAGATCGTAG
- a CDS encoding ABC transporter ATP-binding protein: MAAKTLDVHETPWVRGDALVVAHRLRMWYSVKKGLFSKPVYVKAVDDISLSVDRGETLAVVGESGSGKTTLGRTLIRLLRPTGGEVYFDGKDITYQPEAELRSWFRRRVSIIFQDPYSSLHPYHSIGFILEEPLIIHGVPKSERIERVYRALEEVKLTPPDDFINKYPHMLSGGQRQRVAIARAMILNPEFVVADEPVSMLDVSVRVEILNLLKDMQRKYNAAFLYITHDISTAKYFSDNIAIMYAGKLVEYGPFRSVIKEPAHPYTQALIEAIPDPDPKNRLRPRKVAPGEPPNLANPPPGCRFHPRCPFAMEICRREEPPMVEVRPGVYTACWLYVKR, translated from the coding sequence ATGGCCGCGAAGACGCTCGACGTACACGAGACGCCTTGGGTCCGCGGAGACGCGTTAGTGGTGGCCCATAGACTGAGGATGTGGTACTCCGTAAAGAAGGGCTTGTTCTCAAAGCCCGTCTACGTGAAGGCCGTTGACGACATCAGCTTAAGCGTAGACAGAGGGGAGACTCTGGCGGTCGTTGGCGAATCCGGGAGCGGGAAGACCACGCTCGGCAGAACTCTGATCAGGCTTTTGAGGCCCACCGGGGGCGAGGTCTATTTCGATGGAAAAGACATAACCTACCAGCCCGAGGCGGAGCTGAGGAGTTGGTTCAGGAGAAGAGTATCTATAATATTCCAAGACCCCTACTCCAGCCTGCATCCGTACCACAGCATAGGCTTTATATTGGAGGAGCCGTTGATAATACACGGCGTGCCCAAGTCGGAGAGGATCGAAAGAGTTTATAGGGCTCTTGAGGAGGTGAAGCTCACTCCGCCGGACGACTTCATAAACAAATATCCCCACATGTTGTCGGGCGGCCAGAGGCAGCGTGTGGCCATAGCTAGGGCAATGATACTGAACCCCGAGTTCGTCGTAGCCGACGAGCCTGTGTCTATGCTCGACGTATCGGTGCGCGTGGAGATATTGAACTTGCTCAAGGACATGCAGCGTAAGTACAACGCAGCATTTCTCTATATCACCCACGATATATCTACAGCCAAGTATTTCAGCGACAATATAGCGATAATGTACGCAGGCAAGCTGGTGGAGTATGGGCCCTTCCGCTCAGTGATAAAGGAGCCTGCCCATCCGTACACTCAAGCGCTCATAGAGGCTATACCGGATCCAGACCCGAAGAACAGGCTGAGGCCGAGGAAGGTGGCCCCCGGCGAGCCGCCCAATTTGGCGAATCCGCCGCCCGGCTGCCGCTTCCATCCGCGCTGTCCCTTCGCGATGGAGATATGTAGGAGGGAGGAGCCGCCGATGGTGGAGGTGAGGCCCGGAGTCTACACGGCCTGTTGGCTTTACGTCAAACGGTAG
- a CDS encoding YkgJ family cysteine cluster protein, translating into MVADSWIGPRVRFSCAQCGECCRLYWVPVTHRDIERISHRTGLRPADFTAPIPKSVVGEWGLPSFLLDDGEHYLILRKRLDGFCVFISPEEGKFRCAIYDARPLTCRFYPFVYISGEPIRFELAEDAPALCPGIGRGPTVSFGSVARFAVQREKELEEYKALVNRWNRLVLSGAVRPSFEVYLDFLLSPPP; encoded by the coding sequence ATGGTCGCGGACTCTTGGATAGGCCCCCGCGTCAGATTCTCTTGTGCGCAGTGCGGCGAGTGTTGTAGACTCTACTGGGTCCCTGTGACTCACAGAGATATCGAGAGGATATCTCATAGGACTGGGCTGAGGCCCGCGGACTTCACGGCACCTATACCCAAGAGCGTCGTGGGCGAGTGGGGGCTCCCCTCCTTCCTTTTAGATGACGGCGAACATTATCTGATATTGAGAAAGAGGCTCGACGGATTTTGTGTGTTCATAAGCCCGGAGGAAGGCAAGTTCCGATGCGCTATCTATGACGCAAGGCCTCTGACTTGCCGCTTCTATCCCTTCGTCTATATCTCTGGGGAGCCCATTAGGTTCGAGCTTGCGGAGGACGCGCCGGCCCTCTGCCCCGGCATCGGGAGAGGCCCTACGGTCTCCTTCGGCTCAGTGGCCCGCTTCGCTGTACAGAGGGAGAAGGAATTGGAAGAATATAAAGCGTTGGTCAACCGATGGAATAGACTGGTGTTATCCGGAGCTGTGAGGCCCTCCTTCGAGGTATATCTGGACTTCCTGCTCAGCCCTCCCCCGTAG
- a CDS encoding 30S ribosomal protein S30e, protein MPSHGSLTKAGKVRSQTPKIPPKPKRNLTPRRRNSRNYRRRIVYAAQSAEAAAE, encoded by the coding sequence ATGCCGTCCCACGGCAGTTTGACCAAGGCGGGCAAAGTGAGATCCCAGACCCCCAAGATACCCCCGAAGCCCAAGAGGAATCTGACGCCGAGGAGGAGGAACTCGAGGAACTACAGAAGGAGGATAGTCTACGCAGCCCAGTCCGCCGAGGCGGCGGCCGAGTAG
- a CDS encoding tRNA (adenine-N1)-methyltransferase — MKKGDWLLLISEDGYKHVVRYSGRRIETIRGFLEPSDLEAARYGDVLTTSLGHKLYVLRPTLYDIMPHLRHATQVIYPLDAEFIALVAGIGPGSVVVEAGTGSGHLAALLAWRVGPQGVVYTFEKRPNFAEIAWGNIKSLGLEDRVELAVADVVSHGFGVKNADAAVLDMGDPWNAVGAALRALRRGGALVIFSTTVDHAQKSLSALRRAGVLDINMAELSARFWKISEGEMRPETRTVSFTGFVIWGRSPGIKL, encoded by the coding sequence TTGAAGAAAGGAGACTGGCTTTTATTGATATCCGAGGACGGCTATAAACATGTAGTGAGGTATTCGGGCAGGAGAATAGAGACCATCAGAGGCTTTCTGGAGCCCTCAGATCTGGAGGCCGCTAGATACGGAGATGTGCTGACGACGAGTTTGGGGCACAAACTCTATGTGTTGAGGCCGACGTTGTACGACATCATGCCCCACTTGAGACACGCAACGCAGGTTATATATCCATTGGACGCCGAATTCATAGCGTTGGTGGCAGGCATAGGCCCCGGCTCAGTGGTGGTCGAGGCGGGCACAGGCTCGGGCCATCTGGCCGCGTTGCTCGCATGGCGCGTGGGCCCCCAAGGGGTCGTGTACACGTTCGAGAAGCGGCCCAACTTCGCCGAAATCGCGTGGGGCAATATAAAGTCGTTGGGTCTCGAGGATAGAGTGGAGCTCGCGGTGGCCGACGTAGTTTCCCACGGCTTTGGCGTCAAAAACGCCGATGCGGCCGTCTTAGATATGGGGGACCCGTGGAACGCAGTAGGCGCTGCCTTGAGGGCGCTGAGGCGCGGAGGTGCGTTGGTCATATTCAGCACGACGGTAGACCACGCACAGAAGAGCTTGTCCGCTCTACGGAGGGCGGGGGTTTTAGACATAAATATGGCCGAACTCTCGGCGAGGTTCTGGAAGATCTCCGAGGGCGAGATGAGGCCTGAGACGAGGACTGTGTCGTTCACCGGCTTTGTAATATGGGGGAGATCGCCCGGCATCAAGCTTTAA
- the proS gene encoding proline--tRNA ligase, which produces MRPIREPRPHPREKLKANLMEWFHWLLREAEIYDIRYPVKGAFVWMPYGMKIRRNVEALIRQLHDSTGHQEVLFPVFIPYEFFSKESQHIRGFESEVFWVSKGGEAGERLILRPTSETAIMPMFKLWIKDHTDLPLAVYQIVSVFRAETKMTNPMIRVREISMFKEAHTAHADREDAERQVRMAVEIYKKIFDEMCIPYLISRRTEWDKFAGAVYTIAFDTILPDGRTLQIGTVHYLGTNFSKVFEVTYLKPDGAHELVHTTSYGISERSIAAMLIIHGDDAGTTIPPKLAPIQVVIVPIVYGDERKAVMDTAQSVADKLSAIGLRVHIDAREDKTPGWKFYYWELKGVPLRIEIGKRDLEQRSVVVTRRDTLEKYSVGLDELEEAVKRIMEQITENLRKTAWERLRSSVVAAGSIEEARRALGEGKVVEVPWSGDNDCGLKISEMLRADALGTPMDKEPDIGGSDMRDLACPEKRANYWLRLSERY; this is translated from the coding sequence ATGCGCCCTATTAGGGAGCCCCGCCCTCATCCCAGGGAGAAATTGAAGGCGAACCTTATGGAGTGGTTCCACTGGCTTTTACGAGAGGCGGAGATATACGACATAAGATACCCTGTCAAAGGCGCCTTCGTCTGGATGCCGTACGGCATGAAGATAAGGCGGAACGTGGAGGCCTTGATCCGGCAGCTCCACGATTCCACCGGCCACCAGGAGGTGCTTTTCCCAGTCTTTATACCCTACGAGTTCTTCAGCAAGGAGTCGCAACACATCAGGGGGTTCGAGTCCGAGGTCTTCTGGGTCTCTAAGGGTGGAGAGGCCGGCGAAAGGCTGATATTGAGGCCGACGTCGGAGACGGCAATAATGCCCATGTTCAAACTGTGGATAAAGGATCACACAGATCTGCCCTTGGCCGTATATCAGATCGTCAGCGTGTTCAGAGCTGAGACCAAGATGACGAACCCCATGATAAGGGTCAGAGAGATAAGCATGTTCAAGGAAGCCCATACTGCTCATGCGGACAGAGAGGACGCAGAGAGGCAGGTGAGGATGGCCGTGGAGATATATAAGAAGATCTTCGATGAGATGTGTATCCCTTACTTGATCTCCCGCCGGACTGAGTGGGACAAGTTCGCCGGCGCCGTCTACACTATTGCGTTCGACACCATACTGCCGGACGGGAGGACTCTCCAGATCGGGACTGTGCACTACCTCGGCACTAACTTCTCCAAGGTCTTCGAGGTGACATATCTTAAGCCGGACGGCGCCCACGAATTAGTCCATACAACCTCATACGGCATATCTGAAAGGAGCATAGCGGCCATGCTCATAATCCACGGGGACGACGCCGGCACTACGATACCGCCCAAGCTTGCCCCCATACAAGTTGTCATAGTACCCATAGTTTACGGCGACGAGAGGAAGGCTGTGATGGATACTGCACAGTCCGTTGCCGACAAGCTGAGCGCTATCGGTCTGAGGGTCCACATAGACGCGAGGGAGGACAAGACGCCGGGCTGGAAGTTCTACTATTGGGAGTTGAAGGGAGTCCCTCTGAGGATCGAAATAGGCAAGAGAGACCTGGAACAGAGGTCGGTGGTTGTGACCAGGAGGGACACACTGGAGAAGTACTCCGTGGGGTTGGACGAGCTCGAGGAGGCCGTCAAGAGGATAATGGAGCAGATCACAGAGAACTTGAGGAAGACGGCGTGGGAGAGGCTCAGATCCTCAGTCGTAGCCGCGGGCTCTATAGAGGAGGCGCGGAGAGCTCTAGGCGAGGGCAAAGTGGTCGAGGTGCCCTGGAGCGGCGACAACGACTGCGGGCTCAAAATATCCGAGATGTTGCGGGCAGACGCGCTGGGCACCCCCATGGATAAGGAGCCGGACATCGGCGGCTCCGACATGAGAGACTTGGCGTGTCCAGAGAAGAGGGCCAACTACTGGCTAAGGCTCTCTGAGCGCTACTAG
- a CDS encoding 30S ribosomal protein S26e gives MPKKRKNRGRHKGDKGHETMVHCDNCGKLVPRSKAVRVTVPYSPVPPDLAKELEKQGAIIPKYFITRTYCINCAVFFGLIKVRPREERKKRAALAA, from the coding sequence ATGCCGAAGAAGAGAAAAAACCGAGGTAGACACAAGGGCGATAAGGGCCATGAGACCATGGTTCACTGCGACAACTGCGGCAAGTTGGTGCCTAGATCTAAGGCGGTCCGCGTGACAGTGCCCTATAGCCCAGTGCCGCCAGATCTAGCGAAAGAGCTAGAAAAGCAAGGCGCCATAATACCCAAGTACTTCATAACGAGGACATACTGCATAAACTGCGCAGTCTTCTTCGGTTTGATCAAGGTGAGGCCGAGAGAGGAGAGGAAAAAGAGGGCTGCGCTGGCCGCTTGA
- a CDS encoding RNA methyltransferase, with protein MSFLIKSDTACWSDFPPAPLVRGRADVLLDFALEAMRAGARRVYLVFCDDVVVEVDEIKARSARELALELLNKRRYRGSLKDVVEAWRGPVFYLHERGVDIDRADIGPGSLVVVGDQDGLSRDDEEYLRTKATWVSLGPAPYLSWFCAPYVMFKIKRSSSKRA; from the coding sequence TTGAGCTTTTTGATAAAATCTGACACTGCTTGTTGGAGCGATTTCCCTCCCGCCCCCCTGGTCAGGGGCAGAGCCGACGTACTCCTCGACTTCGCTCTGGAGGCCATGAGGGCTGGGGCAAGGAGAGTATACTTGGTGTTCTGCGACGACGTAGTTGTCGAGGTGGACGAGATAAAGGCCCGTAGCGCTCGCGAGCTCGCCCTCGAGCTCCTCAACAAGAGGCGCTATAGAGGATCGCTCAAGGACGTAGTTGAGGCGTGGAGAGGCCCAGTTTTCTATCTCCACGAGCGCGGGGTAGACATAGACCGCGCCGACATAGGCCCCGGCTCTCTAGTAGTGGTGGGCGATCAAGACGGCCTCTCCAGAGACGACGAAGAGTATCTGAGGACAAAAGCGACGTGGGTGTCCCTGGGTCCAGCGCCGTACCTCAGCTGGTTCTGTGCACCCTATGTGATGTTCAAAATAAAAAGGTCTTCCAGCAAGAGGGCGTGA
- a CDS encoding CDP-alcohol phosphatidyltransferase family protein, whose product MIERLRKYVKLEGIGRRVPLSADVVTMLSLGVALAGVYLTWKGAPGWIFIAAVGILDAIDGAVARAKGTAGRRGALLDSSLDRYADAAILLYFAQWAPLWVLYAALVGTFLISYVRARAESLGLAMRGIGLMERGERIIYLFAASLLGWLTPSIIAPALYVYTIVVNAAAVYRLVAAYRMLKSDGR is encoded by the coding sequence GTGATCGAGAGGCTAAGGAAATACGTAAAACTGGAGGGGATAGGCCGCCGCGTGCCTCTGTCTGCAGACGTAGTAACGATGCTCTCCTTAGGCGTGGCCCTCGCCGGAGTCTATTTGACGTGGAAGGGCGCGCCCGGATGGATCTTTATAGCAGCGGTGGGGATTCTGGACGCCATAGACGGGGCCGTGGCCCGCGCTAAGGGCACGGCGGGTAGGCGCGGCGCCCTCCTCGACTCCTCGTTGGACAGATACGCAGACGCGGCCATCCTGCTCTATTTTGCACAGTGGGCGCCTCTATGGGTCTTGTATGCAGCCCTCGTGGGCACCTTTTTGATAAGCTACGTGAGGGCGCGCGCGGAGTCCCTCGGGCTTGCCATGAGGGGCATCGGCTTAATGGAGAGGGGCGAGAGGATCATCTACTTGTTCGCGGCCTCTCTCCTGGGCTGGCTCACGCCCTCGATCATTGCGCCGGCCCTTTATGTCTATACAATCGTCGTAAATGCAGCGGCAGTCTACAGACTCGTAGCCGCCTACCGTATGCTGAAGTCAGACGGCCGTTAG
- a CDS encoding DUF2286 domain-containing protein, with product MSIVAKISQGKIVEKRIVEGKVYDAVKREGAALLNKWNPTSSDFIILRDYVTLSYKAPITKELLEKIREFSPKRIGDKIEVTVPVFEVVYNSTWTGDNMKIDDAVVVAPHIDDESDQRILDSVAREFAEAEEME from the coding sequence GTGAGCATTGTGGCCAAGATTTCGCAGGGGAAAATAGTGGAGAAGAGGATCGTGGAGGGGAAGGTCTACGACGCAGTTAAGAGGGAGGGCGCGGCCCTGTTAAACAAGTGGAACCCCACCTCCTCGGACTTCATAATCCTTAGGGACTACGTCACATTGAGCTACAAAGCCCCGATCACTAAGGAGCTCCTGGAGAAGATACGGGAGTTCTCGCCGAAGAGGATCGGCGATAAGATCGAGGTGACGGTGCCTGTCTTCGAGGTTGTGTACAACAGTACCTGGACGGGCGACAACATGAAGATAGACGACGCCGTGGTCGTCGCGCCGCACATAGACGACGAGTCGGACCAGAGGATTCTGGACTCCGTGGCGAGGGAATTCGCCGAGGCGGAGGAGATGGAATGA